One Kitasatospora sp. NBC_01266 genomic window carries:
- a CDS encoding MFS transporter yields MTDLQIAGSSRTARTATPAALPSDAVAADAGPAGRRRSGLLLGLILTGQFMAVLDVAIVNVAVPTMRTDLHASGAALQLVIAGYTIAYAVLLITGARLGARFGHRLLFQSGLVGFTTASLLCGLAQDTGSLIAFRLLQGAGAALMVPQVMSLIQKTFSGPARARALGIYTAVLAGANVVGQVLGGLLVSADLFGSGWRPVFLVNVPIGLVLLVAGQRLLPELPVDRGRRFDLVGLLVLALAIGLLVVPLVLGHELNWPFWGWLMLAGSALAFALFVVVERRIAARGGQPLIHGRVLRAPGLLPAAVAIFLIMFNFAGFLFAFALHLQAGLGLSPLDAGLAFVPLAVGFGLAGLNWQRLPARLHLPLPVLALLGLAGSDLALGQLLRSGGHLGIGAELLLLVIGVSSGASYSPLFARALHRVEVADAADASGVMVTMIQLGSVVGVALLGTIFLSSVNYPAPAATSGHALAATTCAMLVAAALAAVLAFRTRRAAALG; encoded by the coding sequence ATGACGGACCTTCAGATCGCCGGGTCATCTCGGACCGCTCGCACCGCCACACCCGCCGCCCTCCCATCCGACGCCGTTGCCGCTGACGCCGGACCCGCCGGCCGCCGCCGCTCCGGCCTGCTGCTCGGGCTCATCCTCACCGGTCAGTTCATGGCGGTGCTCGACGTGGCGATCGTCAACGTCGCGGTGCCGACCATGCGCACCGACCTGCACGCCTCCGGCGCCGCCCTGCAACTGGTGATCGCCGGCTACACCATCGCCTACGCGGTGCTGCTGATCACCGGGGCCCGGCTGGGTGCCCGGTTCGGGCACCGGCTGCTCTTCCAGAGCGGTCTGGTCGGCTTCACCACCGCCTCGCTGCTCTGCGGTCTGGCCCAGGACACCGGCAGCCTGATCGCCTTCCGACTGCTCCAGGGCGCCGGAGCCGCGCTGATGGTGCCTCAGGTGATGAGCCTGATCCAGAAGACCTTCAGCGGCCCGGCCCGGGCCCGGGCGCTGGGCATCTACACGGCGGTGCTGGCCGGCGCCAACGTGGTCGGGCAGGTGCTGGGCGGGTTGCTGGTGAGCGCCGACCTGTTCGGTTCGGGCTGGCGTCCGGTCTTCCTGGTCAACGTGCCGATCGGGCTGGTGCTGCTGGTCGCCGGACAGCGGCTGCTGCCCGAGCTGCCGGTGGACCGGGGGCGCCGCTTCGACCTGGTGGGCCTGCTGGTGCTGGCGCTGGCGATCGGGCTGCTGGTGGTGCCGCTGGTGCTCGGCCACGAGCTGAACTGGCCGTTCTGGGGCTGGCTGATGCTGGCCGGCTCGGCGCTGGCCTTCGCCCTCTTCGTGGTGGTCGAGCGCCGGATCGCGGCGCGCGGCGGCCAGCCGCTGATCCACGGCCGGGTGCTGCGGGCGCCGGGCCTGCTGCCGGCCGCGGTGGCGATCTTCCTGATCATGTTCAACTTCGCCGGCTTCCTGTTCGCCTTCGCCCTGCACCTGCAGGCCGGGCTGGGCCTCAGTCCGCTCGACGCCGGCCTGGCCTTCGTCCCGCTGGCGGTCGGCTTCGGGCTGGCCGGCCTGAACTGGCAGCGGCTGCCCGCGCGGCTGCACCTGCCGCTGCCGGTGCTGGCGCTGCTGGGGCTCGCGGGGAGCGATCTGGCGCTCGGTCAGCTGCTGCGCTCGGGCGGCCATCTCGGGATCGGCGCCGAACTGCTGCTGCTGGTGATCGGCGTGTCCTCCGGCGCCTCGTACAGCCCGCTCTTCGCCCGGGCGTTGCACCGGGTCGAGGTCGCGGACGCGGCGGACGCCAGCGGGGTGATGGTCACCATGATCCAGCTGGGTTCCGTGGTCGGGGTGGCGCTGCTCGGCACCATCTTCCTCAGCTCGGTGAACTACCCGGCCCCGGCCGCGACCTCGGGCCACGCGCTGGCCGCGACGACGTGCGCGATGCTGGTCGCCGCGGCGCTGGCGGCGGTCCTGGCCTTCCGTACGCGTCGCGCGGCGGCGCTCGGGTAG
- a CDS encoding MFS transporter: protein MPQTALLPRPGLATTAPPRSARRIGRRIGRRRGLVAAAVVLNQLAYGSVYSWSILSAGLQARSNGFALGRDEAGLPFATAHALVFLGTVLGGTLMSRRPPRGIALLAGVLYAGGLLLAGCAHGRADFWLVLLGYGVVSGVGLGLGYIVPTTLLQRWFPRHRALAAAIATGGFGLGSVLSAPLTRLLVAHFAANPVRALLVLGGLFLVTTLTGAAFFRNPPHTQSVPAQRGQGGPDGARGYRPAQALRTRQWYLLTLILFFNTAAGISMLSVIAPAAGSLTGLSPTAAAALTGALGVFNTVGRPLWGWLSGRTGLLNAFVLMLTSQGLCLVALSQVASPELFFPLAALVCLSFGGGFATMPAVASDFFGLAHAGGVYGLMLIGWSLAGIAGPLLVSELAARSSYGTAFLVLGAVTVAAALLPRLTRRPAAA, encoded by the coding sequence TTGCCGCAGACCGCCCTGCTCCCCCGCCCCGGCCTCGCCACCACCGCCCCGCCCCGGTCAGCTCGGCGGATCGGCCGGCGGATCGGCCGCCGCCGGGGCCTGGTGGCCGCCGCCGTGGTCCTCAACCAGCTGGCCTACGGGTCGGTCTACTCCTGGAGCATCCTGTCGGCCGGGCTCCAGGCCCGGAGCAACGGCTTCGCCCTCGGCCGCGACGAGGCCGGGCTGCCGTTCGCCACCGCGCACGCGCTGGTCTTCCTCGGCACCGTGCTCGGCGGGACGCTGATGAGCCGACGGCCGCCGCGCGGGATCGCGCTGCTGGCCGGGGTGCTCTACGCGGGCGGCCTCCTGCTGGCCGGCTGCGCCCACGGACGGGCGGACTTCTGGCTGGTGCTGCTGGGCTACGGCGTGGTGAGCGGGGTGGGTCTCGGGCTCGGCTACATCGTGCCGACCACGCTGCTGCAGCGCTGGTTCCCCCGGCACCGGGCGCTGGCCGCCGCGATCGCCACCGGCGGCTTCGGGCTCGGCTCGGTGCTCAGCGCGCCGCTCACCCGGCTGCTGGTCGCGCACTTCGCGGCGAACCCGGTGCGCGCGCTGCTGGTGCTCGGCGGGCTCTTCCTGGTGACCACGCTCACCGGCGCCGCCTTCTTCCGGAACCCGCCGCACACCCAGTCGGTGCCCGCCCAGCGCGGCCAGGGCGGCCCGGACGGCGCCAGGGGCTACCGCCCGGCCCAGGCGCTGCGCACCCGGCAGTGGTACCTGCTGACCCTGATCCTCTTCTTCAACACGGCGGCCGGGATCAGCATGCTCTCGGTCATCGCCCCGGCGGCCGGCAGCCTGACCGGCCTGAGCCCCACCGCGGCCGCCGCGCTGACCGGCGCGCTGGGCGTCTTCAACACCGTGGGCCGGCCGCTCTGGGGCTGGCTCTCGGGCCGCACCGGGCTGCTGAACGCGTTCGTACTGATGCTCACCTCGCAGGGCCTGTGCCTGGTCGCGCTCTCCCAGGTGGCCTCCCCCGAGCTGTTCTTCCCGCTCGCGGCGCTGGTCTGCCTCTCCTTCGGCGGCGGCTTCGCCACCATGCCGGCCGTCGCCTCCGACTTCTTCGGGCTGGCGCACGCGGGCGGGGTGTACGGGCTGATGCTGATCGGCTGGAGCCTGGCGGGGATCGCCGGACCACTGCTGGTCTCCGAGCTGGCGGCGCGCTCCTCGTACGGGACGGCGTTCCTGGTGCTCGGCGCGGTGACGGTGGCGGCGGCACTGCTGCCGCGGTTGACCCGGCGGCCGGCTGCGGCCTGA